Below is a genomic region from Flammeovirgaceae bacterium SG7u.111.
ATACGATAGATATGCTCAGGGACATATTCGAGGTGCGCAGGGCCACCATCTCGGAGTGGTTTGACAGATGGGAATCCTCAAAGGCGGCAGGATTGATGGATGCCCCCAAGAGTGGGCGGCCGAGTATCTATACGGTGGAAGAGCAAAAAAAATAGCATCCCTTGCCCGGGAAGGGCCTGTCACCTGTCTCCGTTTTTTTGCCCAAGAGGTCTCCACCAAGTTCGGCAAGGACGCCTGTGGGAAGACCGTCAAGCGGATATTGAAAAAGTCGGGTCTTGTCTGGAAGCGCATGCGCAACTCCCTGGAAAACAACCGTGACGAAGAGATGTTCCGTTTCTTCCAACAAGAACTCGACTGTCTGGGACAGCAGGCCCGGCAAGGGGAGATCGACCTGTGTTATTTTGACGAGACGGGGATAAGCCTGTGCCCGAACGTTCCGTATGCGTGGCAGCCCGTTGGCACGGCAAACAAGCTGCCCGCCCGGCGGGGCAACGGGGTCTCCGTCTTGGGCATACTCGACCCGTTGGCCAACACCTTCACGGGGAGCTATTACCATGGCGCGGCAAACTCGGCATGTGTCATACAGGTACTGGACAGTTTCTCCGAGACGATCACGAAGAAGACCGTACTGGTCTTGGACAACGCAGCGATACATAGATCCAAAGAGGTAGGGGAAGCTATGGGAAAATGGAAGAAAAAAGGCCTGTACCTACAGTTTATCCCTGCATACTGTCCCGAACTCAACCTGATAGAGATCTTGTGGAAGATGCTCAAGCATTATTGGATCAGGCCAAGGCACTATGCATCCATGCAATCTCTCATAGAGGCCACCTTGTACATCCTACAAAATTATGGAAAACAATATTCGATTTCTTTTGGGTAGGTACTTAAAACCAAGCTCCTGTTTGGTTGGCTACTTTTTTAACCTTTCATGGAACTTGAGCACTTCTTCAGGAACCTCATCTACTGGAGGAAGCCCAAGTTTTGTACCTAAAAAATAAAGAGTTGAATCACGAACTGCTTCCCATGCATTGGATTTTATATCTGAGCAAATAACATGGCGACCAGCTTTTGGGAAAGCTAAGCTTTTTTTCATGGTAGGATCGGTAGAAAGTTGCTCGAACATTGGGTGCATCGCCGACACATCTACTACCTTATCTTGCTCATCGTCGTTCTTATAATAATATCCCAAAAACACAGGGCATTTCACCTTGGAAAAAGTCTCAGAAGTCATTATTTGGTTTTTTAAGCCCGAAAGAGATTGCACACCCTCTAGCCTATACGAGGTAGTCCAATAGCTGAGCGTCTTAGGATTGTTGGGTTTGAAACTAGTGGACTCTCCACCAATTATCGCCCTAGCCAAATTTAGCCCCCAAGGCTTAGCCACTAGGTTGGCATTTTTATCAGCAAAATCTATTAGGGGAGAATAAAGTATAAGAGCTGCAATATCAGGATTTTCCGCAGCGAGGTAAAGGCCAAACATTCCTCCCGTAGATGTCCCCAATACAATAACTTTTTCCCCAATCAACTTCCCGACTGCAACAGCCTTTTTGGCAGAAGCCAAGTAGTTTTGCGGAGTGAGCGAGTAGAAAGTCGAATCACTTTCTAGCCCATGTCCTTCTAACCGAGAGAGGAACAAGTTACAATTGTAATATTCAGCAATTTGCTTGTGAACAGGCAGCCCTTCCCCTTGCGAAGCAGAAAAACCATGTAAATAAACAATGCTATAAGGCGTCTTTTTCCTTTCCCCATTTGCCCAAACAACCCTAGCTTCGTTATCCTCTTTTATATTTGAATAGGCTGACTCCCAAAGTTTAATAGAATCATCCAGTTCTTCCAAAGGAATGGACAGAGTAGGTAGTTCACCATTTATTCCATCCAAATCAGGTTGAGGGCCAAGGAAATAAACCCCAACCATCACCAACAAAAAGACACCAGTCCACTTAAGGAATTTCATTTGATAAATTCAGATTTAACGTTGATAAAAAATGGTAAAAACGAGTACTCGTGATATCCACACCTGATAATCAAATAATCACATTATCGAACATCACCTCATCCCTCAATCTTTTCCCTTATGAGCGGCACTTTTGCGAAGTAAAAACCACCCTTTTCGCTAAACTCCGGCAGCTTCCCAGTAATATACTCGTATCGGCTCAAAAGGTTTTTCTGCCCTGTTTTGGTAGACTCTATATGCTCGTTCCTAGGTTGAATATTGTTT
It encodes:
- a CDS encoding alpha/beta hydrolase, encoding MKFLKWTGVFLLVMVGVYFLGPQPDLDGINGELPTLSIPLEELDDSIKLWESAYSNIKEDNEARVVWANGERKKTPYSIVYLHGFSASQGEGLPVHKQIAEYYNCNLFLSRLEGHGLESDSTFYSLTPQNYLASAKKAVAVGKLIGEKVIVLGTSTGGMFGLYLAAENPDIAALILYSPLIDFADKNANLVAKPWGLNLARAIIGGESTSFKPNNPKTLSYWTTSYRLEGVQSLSGLKNQIMTSETFSKVKCPVFLGYYYKNDDEQDKVVDVSAMHPMFEQLSTDPTMKKSLAFPKAGRHVICSDIKSNAWEAVRDSTLYFLGTKLGLPPVDEVPEEVLKFHERLKK
- a CDS encoding helix-turn-helix domain-containing protein, with protein sequence MEKRYITLSASEEMELKTLKKQGGSERERDRAHALLLSNKGHTIDMLRDIFEVRRATISEWFDRWESSKAAGLMDAPKSGRPSIYTVEEQKK
- a CDS encoding IS630 family transposase, giving the protein MGILKGGRIDGCPQEWAAEYLYGGRAKKIASLAREGPVTCLRFFAQEVSTKFGKDACGKTVKRILKKSGLVWKRMRNSLENNRDEEMFRFFQQELDCLGQQARQGEIDLCYFDETGISLCPNVPYAWQPVGTANKLPARRGNGVSVLGILDPLANTFTGSYYHGAANSACVIQVLDSFSETITKKTVLVLDNAAIHRSKEVGEAMGKWKKKGLYLQFIPAYCPELNLIEILWKMLKHYWIRPRHYASMQSLIEATLYILQNYGKQYSISFG